One window of the Puniceicoccales bacterium genome contains the following:
- a CDS encoding NAD-dependent epimerase/dehydratase family protein, producing the protein MRILVTGGVGFFGRHCVKKLLSIGNDVVVVDKFVNGVSPMANANLKIQEGDCGNMAFIRSILKNNAIDCVVHLADCNWVKESNQLPLKYYSNNLVSTMFLLQAVMDENVKKFIFASSAQVYGNVSEHLITEQTLPNPINVYGETKLFCERMLCAVARQSHISYAVFRHFDIVGPRCPWDWNFIKNGQKFELFGTDYPTVDGTKERDYVHVDDAVEPYGLVLPLLSSHGFANTYNISTGRSTSMKDVLAILGRITGRGMEVLEGPKDVFEPARLVAEPRKAQSELGWHLKHNDINAIIRSALEAEK; encoded by the coding sequence ATGCGGATATTGGTGACAGGTGGTGTTGGGTTTTTTGGTAGGCATTGCGTAAAAAAATTATTATCCATTGGCAACGATGTGGTTGTGGTGGATAAGTTTGTGAATGGTGTGTCCCCTATGGCCAATGCCAATCTGAAGATCCAAGAAGGTGACTGCGGCAATATGGCTTTTATTCGGTCAATTTTGAAAAATAATGCCATCGATTGTGTGGTACACCTGGCCGATTGCAATTGGGTCAAGGAATCTAATCAATTGCCATTAAAATACTACTCGAACAATTTGGTGAGCACTATGTTTTTGTTGCAGGCTGTTATGGATGAGAATGTGAAAAAATTCATCTTCGCTTCTTCGGCCCAGGTCTATGGCAATGTGAGTGAACATTTGATCACCGAGCAGACATTGCCCAATCCGATAAATGTATATGGTGAAACTAAGTTGTTCTGTGAGAGGATGTTATGCGCGGTTGCTCGCCAAAGCCATATCAGCTATGCAGTGTTTCGGCATTTTGACATTGTGGGGCCGCGTTGCCCCTGGGATTGGAATTTCATCAAAAATGGCCAAAAATTTGAGCTATTTGGCACCGATTATCCCACCGTTGATGGCACCAAAGAACGAGACTATGTGCATGTGGATGACGCGGTGGAGCCCTATGGGCTGGTTTTGCCATTGTTATCAAGTCATGGATTTGCAAATACTTATAATATAAGCACCGGACGATCGACATCGATGAAAGATGTGCTAGCCATTCTTGGTCGAATCACCGGCCGTGGGATGGAAGTGCTGGAGGGTCCAAAGGACGTTTTTGAGCCGGCTAGGTTGGTGGCTGAGCCGAGAAAGGCCCAGTCAGAGCTCGGATGGCATCTGAAGCACAACGACATAAATGCAATCATTCGATCAGCATTGGAGGCTGAAAAATAA
- the rpsU gene encoding 30S ribosomal protein S21 produces MAVSVNLRKGETVDKALRRLKKKLERESILKDVRAKRYFEKPCEKRRRKEKIARFNNMLRMRYENS; encoded by the coding sequence ATGGCTGTTAGTGTTAATTTACGAAAGGGTGAAACGGTGGATAAGGCGTTGAGGCGTCTGAAGAAAAAACTTGAGCGAGAGAGTATTTTAAAGGATGTGCGAGCGAAACGATATTTTGAAAAGCCCTGCGAAAAGAGAAGGCGGAAAGAGAAGATAGCTAGATTCAATAACATGTTGCGGATGAGATACGAAAATTCCTGA
- a CDS encoding glucose-6-phosphate isomerase produces the protein MAGDFFEEYFWIEELGIGLDVSHVHDYLSSRRDLNQEITKAFKAMAALESGGIANKNENRMVGHYWLRNPSLAPTVEIKSEIENGITQVERFAQAVHKGDVIGQDGRFENVLCLGIGGSALGPKLISTALSDPKKDKMKLYFIDNTDPDGMDYMADVLDGQLGKTLVIVMSKSGGTQETKNAMMEMEHLYNNNKFTFSRHAVAVTCKDSKLDRQAKEDGWISRFPMWDWVGGRTSVTSVVGLLPAALQGLDFKKFLSGARDMDSIARRSNEENLAMILAVAWHAASRGHGKKDMVVIPYKDRLGLFTSYLQQLIMESLGKRNDINGLEVYQGISVYGNKGSTDQHAYVQQLRDGLDNFFVTFIEVLKSRGGESMDIEPGVKTGDYLEGFLLGTRLALSESGREFITLTIREMNAYYMGILIALYERAVGFYASLIGVNAYDQPGVEAGKKAAKDVLRIQQLVLEHLLSKKISLTVDEIAEAIGEDKELIFKLLEYLAANDRIHREWAENVRNLKYMVKSGN, from the coding sequence ATGGCAGGAGATTTTTTTGAGGAATACTTTTGGATAGAGGAGTTAGGTATTGGGTTGGATGTGAGTCACGTTCACGATTATCTAAGCAGTCGCAGAGACTTGAATCAAGAAATAACCAAGGCATTTAAGGCCATGGCTGCATTGGAAAGCGGTGGTATCGCCAATAAAAATGAAAACAGAATGGTTGGGCATTATTGGCTTAGAAATCCTAGTTTGGCTCCGACGGTGGAAATAAAATCAGAGATAGAGAATGGCATTACGCAGGTTGAGCGATTTGCCCAGGCTGTACATAAAGGAGATGTTATTGGCCAAGATGGCCGCTTCGAAAATGTTTTGTGCCTTGGGATTGGCGGTTCTGCCCTTGGCCCAAAGTTGATTTCCACTGCTTTGTCAGATCCAAAGAAAGATAAAATGAAACTATATTTCATCGACAATACTGATCCTGATGGCATGGATTATATGGCCGATGTTTTGGATGGTCAGCTGGGAAAAACCTTGGTGATTGTGATGTCGAAATCTGGAGGTACTCAGGAGACCAAAAATGCCATGATGGAAATGGAGCATCTTTATAATAACAATAAGTTTACCTTTTCTAGACATGCCGTTGCCGTAACCTGTAAGGATAGTAAACTGGATCGTCAGGCCAAGGAAGATGGCTGGATTAGTCGTTTTCCCATGTGGGATTGGGTAGGTGGTCGAACCAGTGTAACTTCTGTGGTTGGTTTGCTGCCTGCTGCGCTCCAAGGTCTTGATTTTAAGAAATTTTTATCCGGCGCTCGGGATATGGATTCCATTGCTCGTCGTTCCAATGAAGAAAATTTAGCAATGATTTTAGCTGTGGCTTGGCATGCCGCTTCCCGAGGACATGGTAAAAAAGATATGGTGGTGATACCCTATAAGGATAGGCTTGGTCTGTTCACCTCTTATTTGCAGCAATTAATAATGGAGTCGTTGGGTAAGCGTAACGATATCAATGGTTTAGAAGTATATCAAGGGATTTCTGTCTATGGTAACAAGGGATCGACGGATCAGCATGCCTATGTGCAACAATTAAGAGATGGTTTGGATAATTTTTTCGTCACATTTATAGAGGTGCTGAAGAGTAGGGGCGGCGAGTCCATGGACATCGAACCTGGGGTGAAAACCGGTGATTATCTCGAGGGATTTTTGCTGGGCACACGGCTTGCTTTATCGGAATCTGGCCGGGAGTTCATCACTTTGACCATCCGCGAGATGAATGCCTATTATATGGGCATTTTGATCGCTTTGTATGAGCGAGCAGTGGGATTTTATGCATCGCTGATTGGTGTCAATGCCTATGATCAGCCAGGAGTTGAGGCCGGAAAAAAGGCCGCCAAGGATGTACTTCGGATTCAGCAATTGGTCCTAGAGCATTTATTATCCAAAAAAATCTCCCTGACAGTGGATGAGATCGCCGAAGCCATTGGTGAAGATAAGGAATTGATATTCAAATTATTAGAATATTTAGCTGCCAATGATCGAATTCATCGGGAATGGGCCGAAAATGTGAGAAATTTGAAATATATGGTAAAATCTGGCAATTAG
- the tsaE gene encoding tRNA (adenosine(37)-N6)-threonylcarbamoyltransferase complex ATPase subunit type 1 TsaE translates to MDIVSKFCSGYESHSAEETVRAGWLFGSIMAENSVVALVGDLGSGKTTFVRGVAKFFGIDDNITSPTFNIFLVYAGRINLLHMDAYRLNDPKEIEAIALEDFLISPFGMFVEWPEKVGLLGDYRLNFFINPDGCRIIRLEIDDGQI, encoded by the coding sequence ATGGATATCGTCAGCAAATTTTGTTCTGGCTATGAGTCCCACTCAGCGGAGGAAACGGTCAGAGCCGGGTGGCTTTTTGGGTCCATTATGGCTGAAAATTCCGTGGTGGCGCTGGTGGGCGATCTTGGCAGTGGCAAGACTACCTTTGTGAGAGGCGTGGCTAAATTTTTTGGCATTGATGATAATATTACCAGCCCAACTTTTAATATATTTTTGGTCTATGCTGGCCGAATAAATCTTCTACATATGGATGCCTATCGCCTGAACGATCCTAAGGAAATCGAAGCCATTGCGTTGGAAGATTTCTTAATTTCGCCCTTTGGTATGTTTGTCGAATGGCCAGAAAAGGTTGGCTTATTGGGAGATTATCGCTTAAATTTTTTTATAAATCCGGATGGCTGCAGAATAATTAGGTTAGAAATTGACGATGGGCAAATATAA